In methanogenic archaeon ISO4-H5, the following are encoded in one genomic region:
- a CDS encoding ribulose bisphosphate carboxylase RbcL, translating to MGNYSYMALGEEIDKDAYVVCKYRVTTDLPMEKAAEAIAAEQSTGTWTGISTLNDEVFTKYAAKVTAIDGDMVTIAFPEEDFSIRVGAVPQILSVISGNLYGLSALKGVRLEDVEFPKGILKQYQGPKFGDAGLREILHRPEKPLVGTIVKPKIGLSPKDTAKYIYEAGSGGLTNGKDDETLVDQAFCPIEDRTKAVAEALDRLREEGHYMVHAINISTNGQDVRELAEDVQKWGASQLMIDVLTCGYGAIQAVAEDPKIKVPIHVHRTMHAAMTKDPTNGISMRVIAKLVRMCGGDALHIGTLGVGKMEGAITEGKQNQLACQSDDVPYKKVMPVCSGGMYPGIVPAVIKAAGSNNLQIQAGGGVAGHPEGVRAGAMAMCQAVDSAFEGVDIEKYAETHHELRLALDRWGTK from the coding sequence ATGGGTAACTATTCCTACATGGCATTGGGCGAGGAGATTGACAAAGACGCATACGTAGTCTGCAAGTATCGTGTGACCACGGACCTTCCGATGGAGAAGGCCGCGGAGGCTATCGCGGCAGAGCAGTCCACCGGAACCTGGACCGGCATCTCCACTCTGAATGACGAGGTATTCACCAAATACGCAGCCAAGGTCACCGCCATCGACGGCGACATGGTGACCATCGCCTTCCCTGAGGAGGATTTCAGCATCAGGGTGGGTGCAGTTCCTCAGATCCTTTCTGTGATCTCCGGAAACCTCTACGGGCTCAGCGCGCTCAAAGGCGTCAGACTGGAGGACGTGGAGTTCCCCAAAGGCATCCTCAAGCAGTATCAGGGCCCCAAGTTCGGCGACGCCGGACTGAGGGAGATCCTGCACCGCCCCGAGAAACCCCTGGTCGGCACCATCGTGAAGCCCAAGATCGGACTCTCTCCCAAGGACACCGCCAAGTACATCTACGAGGCAGGCAGCGGAGGGCTCACTAACGGCAAGGACGACGAGACTCTGGTGGACCAGGCGTTCTGCCCCATCGAGGACCGTACCAAGGCCGTCGCCGAGGCCCTTGACAGGCTGAGGGAGGAGGGCCACTACATGGTCCACGCCATCAACATCAGCACCAACGGACAGGACGTCAGGGAGCTGGCGGAGGATGTCCAGAAATGGGGTGCTTCGCAGCTCATGATCGACGTGCTCACCTGCGGATACGGGGCCATTCAGGCCGTTGCCGAGGATCCCAAGATCAAGGTCCCGATCCACGTCCACAGGACCATGCACGCGGCCATGACCAAGGACCCGACCAACGGAATTTCCATGAGAGTCATTGCCAAGCTCGTCCGCATGTGCGGAGGAGACGCCCTCCACATCGGTACTCTCGGAGTGGGCAAGATGGAGGGGGCTATCACCGAAGGGAAGCAGAACCAGCTCGCCTGCCAGTCCGACGACGTCCCCTACAAGAAGGTCATGCCCGTATGCTCGGGAGGAATGTACCCCGGCATTGTCCCGGCGGTCATCAAGGCGGCCGGATCCAACAACCTGCAGATCCAGGCGGGAGGCGGAGTCGCAGGTCACCCTGAGGGTGTCAGAGCAGGTGCAATGGCAATGTGCCAGGCAGTCGATTCCGCATTCGAGGGAGTGGACATCGAGAAGTACGCCGAGACCCATCACGAGCTCAGGCTCGCACTCGACAGGTGGGGTACCAAATGA
- a CDS encoding ribose-1,5-bisphosphate isomerase E2b2 — protein MKVRGAGRIARAGALALAAYAEGYPARDLEQFRADVKKASEALLESRPTAVSLWNGVHATLRGLGDTETFDSARELIMSNGKAFAEESEKAVQRIAKIGAKRIKSGDVLMTHCNSSAAIGVIAEAVRQGKDVKVYATESRPWRQGILTVNDLNKAGVDTTLIIDSAVRTVMSRVDRVFVGADTITSSGSLINKIGTSQVAMAARECRAEFNVCSETYKFSPKTMFGDTVTIEERNIDEVVRPGEIPDGVKVFNPVFDTTPARYIDNIITELGIMSPGAVYGVMVRQLGDSIFNLE, from the coding sequence ATGAAGGTCCGCGGCGCGGGCAGGATAGCACGTGCCGGCGCATTGGCTTTGGCCGCTTATGCGGAAGGTTATCCCGCGAGGGATCTGGAACAGTTCAGAGCTGACGTGAAGAAAGCCTCCGAGGCACTGCTGGAGTCCCGCCCCACCGCGGTATCCCTGTGGAACGGGGTGCACGCCACCCTTCGCGGACTCGGCGATACCGAGACATTCGATTCGGCACGCGAGCTGATAATGTCCAACGGGAAGGCCTTCGCGGAGGAATCCGAGAAGGCGGTCCAGAGGATCGCAAAAATCGGAGCGAAGAGGATCAAGTCGGGAGATGTCCTGATGACCCACTGCAACAGCAGTGCCGCCATCGGAGTCATCGCAGAGGCAGTGAGGCAGGGCAAGGACGTCAAGGTTTACGCCACCGAATCCAGGCCCTGGAGGCAGGGCATCCTGACCGTGAACGATCTGAACAAGGCCGGGGTCGACACCACTCTCATAATCGACAGCGCGGTCAGGACCGTCATGTCCCGCGTGGACCGTGTGTTCGTGGGTGCTGACACCATTACATCCTCCGGGTCGCTCATCAACAAAATCGGGACCTCGCAGGTCGCCATGGCGGCCAGGGAATGCAGGGCGGAGTTCAACGTCTGCAGCGAGACCTACAAGTTCTCGCCCAAGACCATGTTCGGCGACACCGTCACGATCGAGGAGCGTAACATCGACGAGGTAGTCAGGCCCGGGGAGATCCCGGACGGAGTCAAAGTGTTCAACCCCGTGTTCGACACCACCCCCGCAAGATACATCGACAACATCATCACTGAACTCGGGATCATGTCCCCCGGAGCCGTATACGGAGTGATGGTGAGACAGCTGGGAGATTCGATTTTCAATTTGGAGTGA
- a CDS encoding Met-10+ like-protein has translation MKQVLEAVVPADRAAELIPYLKEQGCVDLSARITSADGAKLVPILPGKESIIRSLGLSITSGPAYSEESRPPMERIRERLEPALGAKTALLPDKWEIAGDVVTVKMDPALFEFGELIGRTYAEVLSARSVFADVSGVSGEFREPDMTLLYGPSGESVKLENGIRYCFDVTRVMFASGNLAERKRMKCLDCTGETVVDMFCGIGYFTLPLAKYSGARRVFACEKNPQSYRFLLKNLALNEIDNVIPLLGDNRDIPGKAFADRILMGYVQTTSVFVPKALEMAKPGCMIHYHDTFPVGKEEKMIREIFDRYCSEYTIERIIEVKSFAPGVSHYVADIRV, from the coding sequence ATGAAGCAGGTCTTGGAGGCGGTCGTTCCCGCCGACCGTGCCGCCGAGCTCATCCCGTATCTGAAGGAACAGGGGTGTGTGGATCTTTCCGCAAGGATCACCTCCGCAGACGGTGCCAAACTTGTCCCCATACTTCCCGGGAAAGAGTCCATTATCCGCAGTCTGGGTCTTTCGATCACATCCGGTCCCGCATACTCCGAGGAATCGCGTCCGCCCATGGAACGCATAAGGGAGAGGCTGGAACCGGCACTCGGTGCCAAGACCGCACTCCTGCCTGACAAGTGGGAGATTGCGGGTGATGTCGTCACTGTCAAGATGGATCCCGCCCTTTTCGAATTCGGGGAGCTCATCGGCAGGACGTATGCGGAGGTGCTCTCCGCGAGATCGGTGTTTGCCGATGTGTCCGGCGTTTCCGGCGAGTTCCGTGAGCCCGACATGACCCTGCTGTACGGCCCTTCCGGAGAGTCTGTGAAACTGGAGAACGGTATCCGTTACTGCTTCGATGTGACCAGGGTGATGTTCGCCTCCGGCAACCTCGCCGAGAGGAAGCGCATGAAATGCCTGGATTGCACGGGCGAGACGGTGGTCGACATGTTCTGCGGCATAGGGTACTTCACACTGCCCCTGGCCAAGTATTCCGGCGCCAGAAGAGTGTTCGCGTGCGAGAAGAACCCCCAATCCTACAGATTCCTGCTGAAGAATCTGGCCCTCAACGAAATTGACAACGTCATCCCCTTACTCGGGGACAACCGCGACATCCCCGGCAAGGCGTTCGCGGACCGCATACTCATGGGATATGTGCAGACCACCTCCGTTTTCGTGCCCAAGGCGCTGGAGATGGCCAAGCCGGGATGTATGATTCATTATCATGATACCTTCCCCGTGGGAAAGGAAGAGAAAATGATCCGCGAGATCTTCGACAGGTATTGCAGCGAATACACCATCGAGAGGATCATAGAAGTGAAATCCTTCGCACCGGGCGTGTCGCATTACGTGGCGGACATCAGGGTCTGA
- a CDS encoding geranylgeranyl reductase family protein → MPDVTIVGGGPAGTLTARLLASSGRDVTVLEEHREAGEPIHCAGVVSPSLMEKFGVRPEILTTISAADVLLPDGTVIKTAKRMPYALIIDRGDFDRKLADRAETAGATIKYGAHYKSHAITDKKVTVDTNIGQFSSEILVGADGQNSIIAPSMGNNQVKYYLRGMQVDLKYRSDEEEKMILRLGNEIAPGFFSWQIPLGDTTRFGLAVAAQYGTPKQYLDRLLENLGLGDKERLKTYTGKIPMGGRRTTYSDRLLLIGDAAGQIKPVSGGGLYPISLAAPALKDTVDRAFSSRTFDGTVLSLYERSWRRAMGKSLSRGIWLRNYYDRLSDDALNEFGHLFSRPDIEDALSEIDIDDPGSVIKPILKKPGVKSAVFKAYLRSRK, encoded by the coding sequence ATGCCGGATGTGACGATTGTAGGAGGAGGGCCCGCGGGTACGCTCACGGCCAGACTTCTTGCGTCCTCCGGCAGGGACGTCACAGTTCTCGAAGAACATCGCGAAGCCGGCGAGCCAATCCACTGTGCTGGAGTGGTATCCCCTTCGCTGATGGAGAAATTCGGGGTCAGACCCGAAATCCTTACCACCATTTCTGCCGCAGACGTCCTTTTGCCTGACGGCACCGTCATCAAGACCGCCAAGAGGATGCCGTACGCACTCATCATAGACCGCGGGGACTTCGACCGTAAACTGGCCGACCGTGCGGAGACTGCCGGAGCCACCATCAAATACGGTGCGCACTACAAATCGCACGCCATCACTGACAAGAAGGTCACCGTCGACACGAACATCGGACAGTTCAGTTCCGAAATCCTGGTCGGTGCCGACGGACAGAACTCCATCATCGCGCCCTCGATGGGAAACAACCAGGTCAAGTACTATCTCCGCGGAATGCAGGTCGATCTGAAATACCGCTCCGACGAGGAGGAGAAGATGATCCTCCGTCTGGGTAATGAGATCGCACCCGGTTTCTTCTCCTGGCAGATCCCTCTCGGGGACACCACGCGTTTCGGTCTCGCGGTGGCTGCCCAGTACGGAACCCCCAAGCAGTACCTCGACAGGCTCCTGGAGAATCTGGGTCTGGGTGATAAGGAACGCCTGAAGACCTACACCGGCAAGATCCCGATGGGAGGCAGGCGTACCACCTATTCCGACCGTCTGCTGCTCATCGGAGATGCGGCAGGACAGATCAAACCCGTTTCGGGAGGAGGCCTGTATCCGATTTCTCTGGCCGCTCCCGCGCTGAAGGACACCGTGGACCGTGCGTTCTCTTCCAGGACGTTCGACGGCACCGTGCTGTCCCTCTACGAACGTTCCTGGAGGAGGGCCATGGGCAAATCCCTGTCCCGTGGCATCTGGCTCCGCAATTATTACGATCGTCTGAGCGACGATGCGCTCAACGAGTTCGGACACCTCTTCTCGAGACCCGATATCGAGGACGCCCTCAGCGAGATAGATATCGATGACCCAGGAAGTGTCATTAAACCCATCCTCAAGAAACCCGGCGTGAAGTCGGCGGTCTTCAAGGCTTATCTGAGGTCCAGGAAATGA
- a CDS encoding transaldolase, with protein sequence MKIFIDTANLDQIKKIDSWGILDGVTTNPSLVAKENTDTPTRVAEIAKILGDRPVSAEVMALDAEGMIEEGRKLAKIAPNVNVKLPMCEATLKATKVLSSEGIDVNVTLIFSPLQALLAAKAGAAYVSPFVGRLDDIGDRGNDMLAETVQIINNSGLGTQIIAASIRNPMHVLDAAEMGCDIATIPFNVLDLMLKHPKTDEGIAKFKADYEKVNGTQ encoded by the coding sequence ATGAAGATATTCATCGACACTGCAAATCTAGACCAGATCAAGAAGATCGACAGCTGGGGAATCCTGGACGGAGTCACCACCAACCCCAGCCTGGTCGCCAAGGAGAACACCGACACCCCCACCCGTGTGGCCGAGATCGCCAAGATCCTCGGAGACCGTCCCGTCTCCGCCGAGGTAATGGCACTCGATGCCGAGGGAATGATCGAGGAGGGCCGCAAGCTCGCCAAGATCGCACCCAACGTGAACGTCAAACTGCCCATGTGCGAGGCCACCCTCAAGGCAACCAAGGTCCTCTCTTCCGAGGGCATCGACGTCAATGTCACCCTTATCTTCTCCCCTCTCCAGGCACTCCTCGCCGCCAAGGCCGGTGCCGCCTACGTCTCTCCCTTCGTCGGAAGGCTCGATGACATCGGAGACCGCGGAAACGACATGCTCGCTGAGACCGTTCAGATCATCAACAACTCCGGTCTGGGAACCCAGATCATCGCCGCCAGCATCAGGAATCCCATGCACGTCCTCGACGCAGCAGAGATGGGATGCGACATCGCTACCATTCCCTTCAACGTGCTCGACCTCATGCTCAAGCACCCGAAGACCGACGAGGGTATCGCCAAGTTCAAGGCGGACTACGAGAAGGTCAACGGAACCCAGTAA
- a CDS encoding transketolase subunit B, producing the protein MSGEKLAQRSYYGKALAKLAETHPNVVVFDADLAGSTKTSSFQSVAPERFVQTGIAESNMIGVAAGMAASGKVAFASTFGVFASGRCWEQIRMAVAYPRLNVKIVATHCGLSVGPDGATHQALEDIAIMRSLPNMTVVVPCDAHEAYAATLALADHQGPAYMRMGRSEFPVIKEAGCGFTIGKADIVREGKDVSIIACGQMVQTSLEAAALLEKEGISAEVINMATIKPLDEDAIIKSASKTGAVVTAEEHSIIGGLGSAVAECLAEKLPTPMGRVGTKDTFGESGEADELLAKYGLTAADIAAKVKETIKRKN; encoded by the coding sequence ATGAGCGGAGAGAAACTCGCACAGCGTTCCTATTACGGAAAGGCCCTCGCCAAATTGGCTGAGACCCACCCGAACGTGGTGGTCTTCGATGCCGACCTGGCAGGTTCCACCAAGACCTCCAGTTTCCAGTCCGTCGCACCCGAGAGGTTCGTGCAGACCGGAATCGCGGAATCGAACATGATCGGTGTTGCCGCAGGTATGGCCGCCTCCGGCAAGGTTGCATTCGCGTCCACCTTCGGAGTGTTCGCCAGCGGAAGGTGCTGGGAGCAGATCAGGATGGCCGTCGCATACCCCCGCCTCAACGTGAAGATCGTGGCCACCCACTGCGGACTGTCCGTCGGACCCGACGGGGCCACCCACCAGGCACTGGAGGACATCGCAATCATGCGTTCCCTCCCCAACATGACCGTGGTCGTCCCCTGCGACGCCCACGAGGCATACGCCGCCACCCTCGCACTGGCAGACCACCAGGGTCCCGCCTACATGAGGATGGGTCGTTCCGAGTTCCCTGTGATCAAGGAGGCCGGATGCGGATTCACCATCGGCAAGGCCGACATCGTGAGAGAGGGCAAGGACGTCTCCATCATCGCCTGCGGACAGATGGTGCAGACCAGCCTGGAAGCGGCCGCCCTGCTCGAGAAGGAGGGCATTAGCGCCGAGGTCATCAACATGGCCACCATCAAGCCCCTGGACGAGGACGCCATCATAAAGAGCGCCTCCAAGACCGGTGCCGTAGTGACCGCCGAGGAGCACAGCATCATCGGCGGACTGGGTTCCGCCGTGGCCGAGTGCCTGGCGGAGAAGCTCCCCACCCCCATGGGAAGGGTCGGTACTAAGGACACCTTCGGTGAATCCGGAGAGGCTGACGAACTGCTTGCAAAGTACGGACTGACCGCCGCCGATATCGCGGCCAAGGTCAAAGAAACCATCAAGAGGAAGAACTGA
- a CDS encoding transketolase subunit A produces MAEQLNVDEIQNIANKMRLDVIEMTTAAGSGHPGGSLSAADAVAALYFRIMNIDPADPYKDDRDRFVLSKGHAAPILYAALAERGYFPVDELKTLRKIGSRLQGHPAYHDVPGVEVTTGSLGQGLSMACGIALAGKMDGKNYRTYCLLGDGELQEGQNWEAAMFAHAYGLSNLTALVDRNRLQISGNTEEVMGLDPLPEKFKAFGWNVEIIDGHNIRMILDACSKAARSKKNPTVIILNTVKGKGVSFMENNVGFHGKACNPEEYAKAVAELKAVIR; encoded by the coding sequence ATGGCAGAGCAGCTCAACGTGGACGAGATTCAGAACATCGCCAACAAGATGAGGCTCGACGTCATCGAGATGACGACCGCGGCCGGTTCCGGACACCCCGGAGGATCGCTTTCGGCAGCCGATGCGGTCGCAGCACTCTACTTCCGCATCATGAACATCGACCCTGCCGATCCTTACAAGGACGACAGGGACAGGTTCGTCCTCTCCAAAGGACACGCGGCCCCCATCCTCTATGCGGCACTCGCCGAGAGGGGCTACTTCCCCGTGGACGAGCTGAAGACCCTCAGGAAGATCGGTTCTAGACTCCAGGGTCACCCTGCATACCACGACGTACCCGGAGTGGAGGTCACCACCGGATCCCTCGGACAGGGACTCAGCATGGCCTGCGGAATCGCACTGGCCGGCAAGATGGACGGAAAGAACTACCGCACCTACTGCCTGCTGGGAGACGGAGAGCTCCAGGAAGGACAGAACTGGGAGGCGGCCATGTTCGCCCACGCCTACGGACTGTCCAACCTTACTGCACTGGTCGACCGCAACAGGCTCCAGATTTCCGGCAATACCGAGGAGGTCATGGGACTCGACCCCCTCCCCGAGAAATTCAAGGCCTTCGGATGGAACGTCGAGATCATCGACGGTCACAACATCCGTATGATCCTCGATGCCTGCAGCAAGGCTGCCAGGTCCAAGAAGAACCCCACTGTCATCATCCTCAACACCGTCAAAGGAAAGGGAGTCTCCTTCATGGAGAACAACGTGGGATTCCACGGAAAGGCCTGCAACCCCGAGGAGTATGCCAAGGCCGTCGCTGAACTCAAGGCGGTGATCAGATGA
- a CDS encoding proliferating cell nuclear antigen PcnA has product MFKAELKADTLKGLVYIISTLVDETKITINADSISMKAMDPAHVAMMEIVVDKDAFISYEADESEIGLDLDKIKTVLKLAGPSDTIRMEHDPDQGRLTITIGNIVRRMSVVDTSGMNDPKVPQMELPVSVKIPIDQLQKGIRAAESISDHIKLMADPNGFELSCEGDMDYASLRVPVSDLESIVVDSPVTSLYPLDYFSNIVKVIPAGTVVEIQLDNDYPVKFLFNLAEGHARVVYFLAPRIENE; this is encoded by the coding sequence ATGTTCAAAGCAGAACTCAAGGCAGACACCCTCAAGGGTCTGGTCTACATCATCTCCACCTTGGTCGACGAGACCAAGATCACCATCAACGCGGACTCCATCAGCATGAAGGCCATGGACCCCGCCCACGTCGCCATGATGGAGATTGTCGTGGACAAAGACGCCTTCATCAGCTACGAGGCTGATGAGTCCGAGATCGGACTCGACCTCGACAAGATCAAGACCGTCCTGAAGCTCGCCGGCCCCAGCGACACCATCCGCATGGAGCACGACCCCGACCAGGGACGTCTCACCATCACCATCGGCAACATCGTCAGGCGCATGAGCGTCGTGGACACCAGCGGAATGAACGACCCCAAGGTCCCCCAGATGGAGCTCCCCGTAAGCGTCAAGATCCCCATCGATCAGCTTCAGAAGGGTATCCGCGCCGCTGAGTCCATTTCCGACCACATCAAACTGATGGCCGACCCCAACGGATTCGAGCTTTCCTGCGAGGGTGACATGGACTACGCCAGCCTCAGGGTCCCTGTCTCCGATCTCGAGAGCATCGTGGTGGATTCCCCCGTCACCAGCCTCTATCCCCTCGACTACTTCTCCAACATCGTCAAGGTGATCCCGGCAGGTACCGTGGTGGAAATCCAGCTCGACAATGACTACCCCGTCAAGTTCCTCTTCAACCTGGCGGAGGGCCACGCACGCGTGGTATACTTCCTGGCACCCAGGATCGAGAACGAGTGA
- a CDS encoding transcription factor S Tfs produces MMFPSNGKYVCRGTVKDKVTGEDRPCDCTVPIGGATIVKTNSQEKEIGILSDDATLPKTNILCPKCGHTEAYYVIRQTRAADEPETVFYRCCKCNHNWRVN; encoded by the coding sequence ATGATGTTCCCTTCCAACGGTAAGTACGTTTGCAGGGGAACCGTTAAGGATAAGGTAACCGGAGAGGACAGGCCCTGCGACTGTACCGTACCCATCGGAGGAGCCACCATCGTCAAGACCAACTCCCAGGAGAAGGAGATCGGAATCCTTTCCGATGACGCCACCCTCCCTAAGACCAACATCCTCTGCCCCAAGTGTGGGCACACAGAAGCGTACTACGTCATCAGGCAGACCCGTGCCGCGGATGAGCCTGAGACCGTGTTCTACCGCTGCTGTAAGTGCAACCACAACTGGAGAGTCAACTGA
- a CDS encoding surface-anchored protein — translation MNGWAKCAGIISIIAGIVFFIAIALALSDGLTLEEGVRLSAYLVNDKFEQVAIIASLILFVAAITAVAAGVSSKKCSVSIAGASFAVLGIILLINVLNNVTAITERSVEYDFLGAFFFLAFAVLIMGVEKRRYVFSVIAVILGVALYALYLIALLGGMVTVFLGIILLILAGVAVAVPAKLTAAEIEAAAAKQAECDDLLEQAWNAAAAKVGEDKLQDMSDEEIMAVVREADEDLYNKVSEATGLNAAYTHTAVSPEESAAAQIAAEAAAKKAAAEEAEAREAAAKAAKEEELNKLLEQGWNVATAKVGDEAEDMSDEEIMAVIRKEDEDLYNKIAEATGLRAAVSPEEEAAAKAAQEAAAAKAAEEAKAKAEAEEAAKKAAEEEAAKKAAEEEAAKKAAEEEAAKKAAEEAAAKEAAAKEEAAKKAAEEEAAKKAAEGAKAAEAAAAAGAAAGAAVFAGAAAAAAKDEPAEEESELDRLLRQGWEVTVAEVGEERAEEMSDYEIMAVISVVDPPLYEKLSALTGIVVSTGDEPEGEMAGDEDFDDDDFELEPDTPAALLRRACWNKGLRCRKNYGPYFIPVAFVKSKVAVYIDEDTPDHSNDEVLAKKGWIVLHFAESKITDGADEAQVVYDAVKENIRAMKKAKKSKAKKKR, via the coding sequence ATGAACGGTTGGGCTAAATGTGCCGGCATCATTTCCATCATTGCAGGCATAGTATTCTTCATCGCAATCGCCCTCGCCCTCTCCGACGGTTTAACCCTCGAGGAAGGCGTCAGGCTGAGTGCATATCTAGTAAACGACAAGTTTGAACAGGTCGCCATCATCGCGAGTCTGATTCTATTTGTGGCCGCTATAACGGCGGTCGCCGCAGGTGTTTCCTCGAAGAAATGTTCCGTCTCCATCGCCGGAGCATCCTTCGCAGTTCTCGGAATCATCCTTCTGATCAACGTTCTCAACAACGTTACCGCAATCACTGAGAGGAGTGTCGAATACGACTTCCTCGGAGCATTCTTCTTCCTTGCATTCGCAGTCCTCATCATGGGCGTCGAGAAGAGGAGGTACGTATTCTCCGTTATCGCAGTCATCCTGGGTGTCGCACTCTACGCACTCTACCTCATCGCACTTCTCGGCGGAATGGTCACTGTCTTCCTCGGAATCATCCTTCTGATTCTCGCAGGTGTCGCAGTCGCAGTTCCCGCCAAGCTCACCGCTGCCGAGATCGAGGCGGCAGCCGCCAAGCAGGCTGAGTGCGACGACCTCCTCGAGCAGGCCTGGAATGCCGCAGCCGCCAAGGTCGGCGAGGACAAACTCCAGGACATGTCCGACGAGGAGATCATGGCTGTCGTCCGCGAGGCAGACGAGGACCTCTACAACAAGGTGTCCGAGGCCACCGGACTCAACGCAGCATACACTCACACCGCAGTCTCTCCCGAGGAGTCCGCCGCAGCCCAGATCGCAGCCGAAGCCGCAGCCAAGAAGGCCGCAGCAGAGGAGGCTGAGGCCAGGGAGGCAGCCGCCAAGGCAGCCAAGGAAGAAGAGCTCAACAAGCTCCTCGAGCAGGGCTGGAACGTCGCTACCGCCAAGGTCGGCGACGAGGCAGAAGACATGTCCGACGAGGAGATCATGGCAGTCATCCGCAAGGAGGACGAGGATCTCTACAACAAGATCGCTGAGGCTACCGGACTGAGGGCAGCAGTATCTCCCGAGGAAGAGGCAGCCGCCAAGGCAGCCCAGGAAGCCGCAGCCGCTAAGGCAGCTGAGGAAGCCAAGGCCAAGGCCGAGGCAGAAGAGGCAGCCAAGAAGGCAGCTGAGGAAGAGGCTGCCAAGAAGGCAGCCGAAGAGGAGGCCGCTAAGAAAGCCGCTGAAGAGGAAGCCGCCAAGAAGGCAGCTGAGGAAGCAGCAGCAAAGGAGGCAGCAGCCAAAGAGGAAGCCGCCAAGAAAGCAGCTGAGGAAGAGGCCGCCAAGAAGGCCGCCGAGGGAGCCAAGGCAGCAGAGGCCGCCGCAGCAGCTGGTGCAGCCGCCGGTGCAGCAGTATTCGCAGGAGCAGCAGCCGCAGCCGCCAAGGACGAACCCGCAGAGGAGGAGAGCGAACTCGACAGGCTCCTCAGGCAGGGATGGGAAGTTACCGTCGCAGAAGTCGGCGAGGAGAGGGCAGAGGAGATGTCCGACTATGAGATCATGGCCGTCATCAGTGTTGTCGATCCCCCGCTCTACGAGAAGCTTTCCGCACTCACTGGAATCGTTGTCAGTACCGGCGATGAGCCCGAGGGCGAAATGGCCGGAGACGAAGACTTCGACGACGATGACTTCGAGCTCGAGCCCGACACCCCCGCAGCACTCCTCAGGAGGGCCTGCTGGAACAAGGGTCTCCGCTGCAGGAAGAACTACGGTCCCTACTTCATCCCCGTGGCATTCGTCAAGAGCAAGGTCGCAGTCTACATCGACGAAGACACTCCCGACCACAGCAACGACGAAGTCCTCGCCAAGAAGGGCTGGATTGTCCTCCACTTCGCTGAGTCCAAGATTACCGACGGTGCCGACGAGGCACAGGTGGTCTACGACGCCGTAAAGGAGAACATCCGCGCCATGAAGAAGGCCAAGAAGTCCAAGGCGAAGAAGAAGCGCTGA